The DNA segment CGGAAACGTCGCATCGATCCTTATCCTGCGATCCGAAAAGACCAAATCACTCAACATGAAGACCGCCTTTTTGCATATGGCATACGACGCCATATCATCCGCGGCCGTTATCGCCGGCGGCGTTATTATCATCCTGACGGATTGGTACCTGATCGATGTCATACTGTCGTCGGTCATCGCCCTGATGATATTCTGGTCGTCCTACCTCGTTATCAGGGAAGCGGTGTACATATTTCTCGAGTCCACCCCCGAGGGTATCGATTTCGATGAGGTCTTCAGGGCCATTTTGAGGACGGACGGTGTGGAAGACGTCCATGACCTGCACATCTGGTCGTTATCGTCGAGCGACATTGCCATGTCATGCCATATCTGCGTCGAGCAGAAAAATCTGGCCCACGGCCCCGATATTGTCGTAGAAATAAACAGAATGCTTCGCGAGAAATTTGACATAGAACACGGCACTATTCAACTGGAAAAGATTGACTTTCGGCGGCCCGGTGCGTTATGTAGCCAGAGCGAAAGACACCCGGAGTAGATTTGGACAAGACGCAGTTTGAAATCGATGTTACCGATCTGGCCTTTAACGGCAAAGCCGTGGGACATCTCGACGGCAAGGTCATATTTCTCGATGGCGGCCTGCCCGGAGAGAGGGTGCTCGCCGAAATTACCTCCGACCGCAAACGCTATAACAAAGCCACAGTCGTAAAGATTCTCAAGGAATCGGAACGGCGCGTCCCGGCCATGTGCTCGCATTTCCAGTACTGCGGGGGGTGCACCTGGCAGGACCTCACTTATCAGGACCAGCTGACCTTCAAGAAAAAACAGGTCATGGACTGCCTGGAAAGAATTGGCGGACTCTCGGAAACGGTGGTGCGCGACGTTATCGGTTCGGTCGAGGTCTTTCGATACCGCAACAAAATGGAATTCTCGTTTAACGCCGCCGATGACAACAACTTCTCTCTCGGTCTCCACCGTCGGGGCCGGTTCGACGAAATCTTCAATGTCGAAAGATGCTTTTTGACCCAGGACATTGTCAGCGATATCGTCAGGTGGATCCGCGACTACGTAAAACAAAACGGCATTCCCGTGTACGATGTCAGAAATCACACCGGCTACTTTCGTTTCGCCATGATACGCCAGTCCAAACGCACCGCCGACCTGATGCTCAACATGGTTACCAACTACGGACAC comes from the Candidatus Zixiibacteriota bacterium genome and includes:
- a CDS encoding cation diffusion facilitator family transporter, encoding MAHDHKDNHLPSNITGQKLVWTIIFNLIITAAEFIGGLITGYLALIADAVHNLSDIASLGLAWLGFKGSQMPATKKSTYGYKRLEVMTAFISAVALVVIAIFILLEAYDRLIDPQPLTKPWLFLIVAVIGFLGNVASILILRSEKTKSLNMKTAFLHMAYDAISSAAVIAGGVIIILTDWYLIDVILSSVIALMIFWSSYLVIREAVYIFLESTPEGIDFDEVFRAILRTDGVEDVHDLHIWSLSSSDIAMSCHICVEQKNLAHGPDIVVEINRMLREKFDIEHGTIQLEKIDFRRPGALCSQSERHPE